The proteins below come from a single Gimesia alba genomic window:
- a CDS encoding MJ0042-type zinc finger domain-containing protein encodes MTETTAIQCPHCGASFKAKSKAAFGKKVACPKCQTPFVVPGPKAAPKKVKKKQKSASLMDAWGDDDLNEEAPVRKGPSTRKPQRSGKRSNKQQSAGKSTMVVGLLVIAVIVGGGVMFIASRSTSSDQKTENPALAESESVETEPVANEPGETPVMKTQSSETAPASNPTTKLVFKIVAIHENLGKIIRYRNNPNTNEEKQIKQAEGVAERSLASTLGDKFLNQISFLDVDLKKKELSFSMREPIPDNLVQDINSVSFQMVSVAPLKQSLHEELIEKHGADKLIVHELEFHLSNIIPEYKKQLNENYEQGSKALYQALNEQFEQSVPEYIPNSLKLDLEYKKLTFQVIQPPASNLGVQINQLSMIPVTISATPYRDREVRTEEQKKITQATYQIVLNDFHERALANQNSYNFWRNSINYELEENLERHVSGYILDTLDLDLGKGTATFQLDHPPGELFSVEFNGLIGNQVKLVYEPLSLGPPEPPFQTPGRPMKQVVLKITNADEYIRDRLTNEIKPLTQNDLLNIHREINRLFLSDISYYIDESIRIDFQNMLLGFQIDRVPPGDFLKQIHSIGFLKLEVDDKIVSIEDVDYDPEVSEKTMIFSFVNNGQRLAQFDEINQQRSAENNLHGLSNYISRSLQMDFQQGTFKIRLRAGRNEAAEIQAVTNGLNAIKISCTHLNTIPPKPGGPTGKSIPGMVSNSNQPTPIASDQNLKVTIQFGLYSGRGKMAKSARDVLDGFSWVDLKSLKVDAANKEISFNTTGPMNEAALDRLLKRQKFYQCIIKKEPLPEEAAKE; translated from the coding sequence ATGACCGAGACGACCGCGATTCAATGCCCGCACTGCGGGGCTTCGTTTAAAGCAAAATCGAAAGCTGCTTTTGGCAAAAAGGTGGCTTGCCCGAAATGTCAGACTCCGTTTGTTGTTCCTGGCCCCAAAGCCGCACCCAAAAAAGTGAAAAAAAAGCAGAAGTCTGCGTCTTTGATGGATGCCTGGGGTGACGACGATTTGAACGAAGAGGCCCCTGTTCGCAAAGGGCCTTCGACGCGTAAACCTCAGCGATCTGGCAAGAGATCAAACAAGCAGCAGTCAGCAGGTAAGTCGACAATGGTGGTTGGTCTGCTGGTGATCGCGGTGATTGTTGGCGGGGGGGTGATGTTTATCGCTTCCCGCTCAACGTCATCTGATCAGAAAACGGAAAATCCGGCTCTGGCAGAGAGTGAGTCAGTAGAAACAGAGCCTGTTGCGAATGAGCCTGGTGAGACACCGGTTATGAAAACTCAGTCCAGCGAGACCGCTCCCGCTTCGAATCCAACAACGAAGCTGGTTTTTAAAATCGTCGCGATTCATGAAAATCTGGGAAAGATCATTCGCTACAGGAATAACCCGAACACGAACGAAGAGAAACAAATTAAACAGGCAGAAGGTGTAGCAGAAAGGTCATTGGCCTCAACACTCGGCGATAAGTTTCTCAATCAGATTAGTTTTCTGGACGTTGACTTAAAGAAGAAGGAACTTTCCTTTTCCATGCGGGAGCCGATTCCTGACAATCTGGTTCAAGACATCAACAGCGTTTCGTTTCAGATGGTTTCTGTCGCGCCCCTGAAGCAGTCGTTGCATGAAGAGCTCATTGAGAAACACGGTGCAGATAAGTTGATCGTCCATGAACTTGAGTTTCATCTGAGCAACATCATTCCTGAGTATAAAAAACAGCTCAATGAAAACTATGAACAAGGTTCAAAGGCATTGTATCAGGCGTTGAACGAGCAGTTTGAGCAGTCGGTACCTGAATATATCCCCAATTCACTGAAACTGGATCTGGAATACAAAAAATTAACATTCCAGGTGATCCAGCCTCCAGCATCCAATCTGGGAGTCCAGATCAATCAGTTATCAATGATTCCTGTGACGATTAGTGCGACGCCGTATCGTGATAGAGAAGTTCGCACGGAAGAACAGAAAAAGATCACCCAGGCCACTTATCAAATTGTCCTCAATGACTTCCATGAAAGAGCACTCGCTAATCAAAATTCCTACAATTTCTGGAGAAATTCTATAAACTATGAGTTGGAGGAAAATCTGGAAAGGCACGTTTCAGGTTATATCCTGGACACTCTCGATTTAGACCTGGGAAAAGGGACTGCCACATTTCAATTGGACCATCCTCCAGGGGAACTGTTCAGCGTTGAGTTTAACGGACTGATAGGGAATCAAGTGAAATTAGTTTACGAACCACTTTCGCTTGGTCCGCCAGAGCCCCCTTTTCAAACACCTGGCAGGCCGATGAAACAGGTCGTACTAAAAATTACTAACGCTGACGAGTACATCAGGGATCGATTGACAAATGAAATTAAACCGTTGACCCAAAATGATCTGCTTAACATTCATCGGGAAATAAACCGTCTGTTTCTATCTGACATTTCCTATTACATAGACGAATCAATTAGAATCGATTTTCAAAATATGCTACTGGGATTCCAAATTGATCGTGTGCCCCCCGGTGATTTTCTCAAGCAGATTCATTCCATTGGGTTTTTAAAACTTGAAGTGGATGACAAGATCGTTTCAATCGAAGACGTGGACTATGACCCAGAAGTATCCGAAAAAACGATGATATTCAGTTTCGTCAATAATGGCCAACGTCTGGCACAATTTGATGAAATCAATCAACAGAGATCAGCAGAAAATAACCTGCATGGTTTATCGAATTATATCTCCCGTTCTCTCCAAATGGATTTTCAGCAGGGAACATTCAAGATTCGACTACGAGCAGGGAGAAACGAAGCCGCTGAAATTCAAGCTGTTACGAACGGTTTAAATGCAATAAAGATCAGTTGTACTCATTTGAATACAATTCCTCCCAAGCCGGGAGGTCCTACTGGGAAGTCAATACCGGGAATGGTTTCAAATTCGAATCAACCTACCCCGATCGCCTCAGATCAGAATTTGAAAGTCACGATTCAATTTGGTCTATATAGCGGTCGAGGAAAAATGGCAAAGAGTGCACGAGATGTTTTGGATGGGTTTTCCTGGGTTGATCTGAAGTCGCTTAAAGTGGATGCAGCAAACAAAGAAATTTCGTTTAATACAACAGGGCCCATGAACGAGGCTGCCCTCGATCGTTTGCTCAAGCGACAAAAGTTTTATCAGTGCATCATCAAGAAGGAACCATTGCCTGAGGAAGCGGCGAAGGAATAA
- a CDS encoding sulfatase, translated as MIHSLGRSITRVFCLLLLVLCVTPLASAAEPKTNVLFLICDDLNCDLGCYGHPQVKSPNIDQLAKQGVRFEHAYCQFPLCGPSRASFMTGMYPDQTLVHRNAIYIREHVPNVQTMSQMFRNNGYFATRVGKIYHYNVPKHIGTGGHDDPYSWNQTFNPRGRDVDDEDLIFSLTPGSFGGTLSWLAADGTDEEQTDGIAADIAVDQLKQFAKKKQPFFLAVGLYRPHTPYVAPKNYFEMYPTEKIKVPQIPDGYLETIPKPAQKSVTRKKNQINLPDNLSRQAIQAYYASITFADAQLGKILETLKQTGLDDNTIIVFTSDHGYHMGEHGHWQKTTLFENAARVPMIIAGPGITAKGQTALSPAEMVDFYPTLAELCELKTPASTSGVSQVPTLKDVATASRESALTQYANGYSIRTPRYRYTEWGDKGAQGVELYDHETDTVEMKNLGNDPATAQLRKRLANHLHKRIEQANQKPKGVKQVKFENRRRVPR; from the coding sequence ATGATCCACAGCCTCGGTCGATCTATCACACGTGTGTTCTGTCTATTACTGCTCGTTTTATGCGTGACGCCTCTGGCTTCAGCCGCCGAGCCCAAAACCAACGTGTTGTTTCTGATCTGCGATGACTTGAACTGCGATCTCGGCTGTTATGGGCACCCGCAGGTGAAATCACCGAATATTGATCAGCTGGCGAAGCAGGGGGTTCGCTTTGAACATGCCTACTGTCAGTTTCCGCTCTGTGGACCGAGTCGGGCTTCCTTCATGACCGGCATGTACCCCGATCAGACGCTCGTGCATCGCAACGCCATTTATATTCGCGAGCATGTGCCCAACGTGCAGACGATGTCGCAGATGTTTCGTAACAACGGCTACTTCGCAACCCGTGTCGGGAAAATTTATCACTACAACGTTCCCAAACACATCGGCACCGGTGGACACGACGATCCCTATTCCTGGAACCAGACCTTTAATCCCCGCGGACGCGATGTCGATGATGAAGATCTGATTTTCAGCCTCACTCCCGGCAGCTTTGGCGGCACACTCAGCTGGCTAGCCGCGGACGGGACCGATGAAGAACAGACCGACGGCATCGCCGCTGATATCGCTGTTGACCAACTCAAACAATTCGCGAAGAAGAAACAACCGTTCTTCCTCGCCGTCGGCCTCTATCGACCTCACACGCCTTATGTGGCGCCCAAAAATTATTTCGAGATGTATCCTACTGAAAAGATCAAGGTGCCCCAGATTCCAGACGGTTATCTAGAGACGATTCCCAAGCCGGCCCAAAAATCAGTCACCCGCAAAAAGAATCAGATCAATCTTCCCGATAATCTGTCTCGCCAGGCCATTCAGGCGTATTACGCTTCGATCACCTTCGCCGATGCCCAACTGGGAAAGATTCTGGAAACGCTCAAACAGACCGGGCTCGACGACAATACGATCATCGTTTTCACCTCTGATCACGGCTATCACATGGGCGAGCATGGTCACTGGCAGAAGACAACGCTCTTTGAAAACGCGGCCCGCGTGCCGATGATCATCGCCGGTCCGGGAATCACCGCCAAAGGGCAGACGGCGCTTTCCCCAGCGGAAATGGTTGACTTTTATCCTACATTGGCAGAGCTCTGTGAGTTGAAAACGCCCGCTTCGACTTCCGGCGTCAGTCAGGTTCCCACGCTGAAAGACGTTGCCACCGCGTCCCGCGAATCCGCGTTAACACAGTACGCGAACGGCTACAGCATTCGCACGCCACGCTACCGTTACACAGAGTGGGGCGACAAAGGAGCGCAGGGCGTCGAACTCTACGATCACGAAACCGACACGGTGGAAATGAAAAATCTGGGCAATGATCCGGCGACCGCACAGCTTCGCAAACGGTTAGCCAATCATCTGCACAAACGCATTGAACAGGCCAACCAGAAACCCAAAGGGGTCAAACAGGTCAAATTCGAAAACCGCCGCCGCGTTCCCCGTTAA
- a CDS encoding amidohydrolase family protein produces MNLSRREFSKSMLLAGFGCAAGQWSARSLNAAKPNIKAGTGIIDVHTHIGTYTDPKKNLSPEALITWMDEHQIEKSVVLPLTSPESTKYLQTTESVLEAAKQHPDRLIPFCSVDPRTTHAGSVKSLVGMIQAWVDQGAKGFGEHKVGLNFDDPLMMRVYEACQEVGIPLLFHIDNIRGKDVPGLKRLENALKTFPELNFIGHGPGWWASISGGLTPKELGGYPKSKVKPGGAIDDLMSRYPNIYGDLSAGSGANSISRDLEFGTEFLIRRQDRILFGTDYLAPGQQVPQFELFEKIELPDAVLSKIYRENVIKLLKLT; encoded by the coding sequence ATGAATTTATCCCGACGCGAATTTTCGAAATCAATGCTCCTCGCCGGCTTTGGTTGTGCCGCCGGTCAATGGTCTGCCCGTAGCCTCAACGCCGCTAAACCAAATATCAAAGCGGGCACCGGGATCATCGATGTCCACACACACATCGGCACGTATACCGACCCGAAAAAGAATCTGTCCCCCGAAGCATTGATCACTTGGATGGACGAGCATCAAATCGAGAAATCGGTTGTCCTGCCTCTGACATCACCTGAGTCGACCAAATATCTGCAGACAACCGAATCTGTATTGGAAGCTGCGAAGCAGCATCCTGATCGATTGATTCCATTCTGCTCCGTCGATCCACGCACCACGCACGCCGGCAGCGTCAAGTCACTCGTTGGTATGATTCAAGCCTGGGTCGATCAGGGGGCGAAAGGTTTTGGTGAACACAAGGTGGGCCTCAACTTTGACGACCCACTAATGATGCGCGTTTACGAAGCCTGTCAGGAAGTCGGCATCCCGCTGCTGTTTCATATTGATAACATTCGAGGCAAAGATGTGCCCGGCCTTAAGCGGCTGGAGAACGCCCTCAAGACATTCCCCGAACTCAATTTCATCGGCCACGGCCCCGGTTGGTGGGCTTCGATCTCCGGTGGACTCACGCCGAAAGAACTGGGCGGGTATCCCAAATCCAAAGTCAAACCGGGCGGCGCGATTGACGATCTGATGAGTCGTTACCCCAATATCTACGGCGATCTCTCCGCTGGTTCCGGCGCGAATTCGATCTCCCGCGATCTGGAGTTTGGAACCGAATTTCTGATTCGCCGTCAGGATCGCATTCTGTTCGGCACCGATTATCTCGCGCCGGGACAGCAGGTTCCCCAGTTTGAACTCTTCGAAAAGATCGAACTTCCGGATGCGGTTCTCTCAAAGATTTACCGTGAAAACGTGATTAAACTCCTCAAACTGACGTAA
- a CDS encoding sulfatase — MLRSFFGLLILCLCLSTTHAAEKTNIVFILSDDLGWKDLVCYGGSLAETPHLDQLAAEGMKFTNAYSPAPICSASRASILTGKTPARLHFEFVTKPAGVDPPFRELLPPPYTQDLPLKEVTLGEMLQQADYATGFFGKWHVNEHFKRYLGWSPTHGPKQQGFQTAVETFGSHPYAKKFDWKPGDFKTNEFPPDAVTDNAISFLKQKREQPFFLYLSYFHVHTPVRSPTDWLIEKYKDKAAAGPGEAKRRAHYGAFIETLDHYVGQVMMALDEQGLRDSTLIVFTSDNGGHPEYAENGPLRGSKWNLYEAGIRVPFLVRWPKHVQAGSVCTKPVSGIDLFPTFCEVAGGNCSKLTLDGKSLVPLFEGKSADWPTRALTWHFPYYHPEKGYKKAKESIGVNDFAVSKTRPVSAIRVGDSKLLQFYESGKRELYDLRSDPGEQHDLSNSQPERTAQLGAQLKQMLQDMDARYPTDPFTNQPKTD, encoded by the coding sequence ATGCTGCGCTCATTCTTCGGTTTACTCATTCTCTGCTTGTGTTTATCCACGACACATGCCGCCGAAAAGACCAACATCGTCTTCATTCTGTCGGATGACCTTGGCTGGAAAGATCTGGTCTGTTATGGGGGCTCGCTGGCTGAGACGCCACACCTGGATCAGCTGGCTGCGGAAGGGATGAAATTTACGAATGCCTACTCCCCGGCCCCGATCTGCTCGGCTTCGCGAGCTTCGATTTTGACCGGAAAAACTCCCGCGCGATTGCATTTTGAATTTGTGACAAAGCCCGCTGGCGTTGATCCACCGTTCCGCGAATTGCTGCCACCTCCGTACACACAGGACCTCCCGTTGAAAGAGGTCACGCTGGGCGAAATGCTGCAGCAGGCAGACTATGCGACCGGCTTCTTCGGCAAGTGGCATGTCAACGAACATTTTAAACGTTATCTGGGCTGGAGCCCGACGCACGGCCCGAAACAGCAGGGTTTTCAGACGGCCGTCGAAACATTCGGCAGCCATCCCTATGCAAAGAAGTTCGACTGGAAACCAGGTGATTTCAAAACAAATGAATTCCCACCGGACGCGGTGACTGACAATGCCATCTCTTTTCTGAAACAAAAACGCGAGCAACCCTTCTTCCTGTATCTGTCTTACTTTCACGTGCATACGCCCGTTCGTTCGCCCACGGACTGGCTGATAGAGAAATACAAAGACAAAGCGGCCGCCGGTCCGGGCGAAGCAAAACGCCGCGCCCATTACGGTGCGTTCATTGAAACGCTGGATCATTACGTGGGTCAGGTTATGATGGCGCTGGATGAACAGGGACTCCGCGATTCGACATTGATTGTTTTCACATCCGATAACGGCGGCCATCCCGAGTATGCGGAGAACGGCCCATTGCGCGGGAGCAAATGGAACTTGTATGAAGCGGGTATTCGCGTGCCATTCCTGGTGCGTTGGCCGAAGCACGTTCAGGCTGGAAGTGTCTGTACGAAACCGGTGAGTGGCATCGATCTGTTTCCCACATTTTGTGAAGTCGCCGGCGGGAATTGTTCAAAGCTAACACTGGACGGCAAAAGTCTGGTCCCTTTGTTCGAAGGGAAATCAGCAGACTGGCCGACGCGTGCCCTGACGTGGCATTTTCCCTATTACCATCCGGAGAAAGGTTACAAGAAAGCGAAAGAGAGCATCGGCGTGAATGACTTCGCGGTCAGCAAGACACGACCGGTGTCGGCGATTCGTGTGGGAGACTCGAAGCTGCTGCAGTTTTACGAATCGGGAAAACGGGAGCTCTACGATTTGCGCAGTGATCCGGGTGAACAGCACGACTTGAGCAACAGCCAACCTGAGCGCACGGCGCAGCTGGGCGCGCAACTGAAACAGATGCTGCAGGATATGGACGCGCGGTATCCAACGGATCCATTTACGAATCAGCCCAAAACGGATTAA
- a CDS encoding Ig-like domain-containing protein: MAKLHAFIVSRSLSYALLFLLGTVILIDQTSAAGAQDDKLFQLSIEANENDPRLCLFVVTAVDERLWTTLNNADEEQFQRVLSLKRESQTDANLPAMLGRYQIKDRRLEFKPAFPLVRGSRYQVAFNPTALKLTSNKEGRRLTKTVAIPLPDSQPPRVTAVYPSSKQLPANHLKFYIQFSEPMQQGEIFEYFSLYNKTQKKLVPRPFRHTELWSPDGKQLTLWFHPGRQKVGVNLNVELGAILNEGQEYELRISPKWAALSGHPLGTEVKKTFTAVAMDERQPDIFQWKSIKPAPGTREPLVYELNEPLDYALLLSQLAVADFNGKPVPGKIELAENETVWRFIPNKPWQVGVYQLVVGTVIEDLAGNSIARPFAIDLSKKQTPSKSVGDSVTILIPIK, from the coding sequence ATGGCAAAACTGCACGCGTTTATTGTGTCGAGATCGCTCTCTTATGCGTTGCTGTTCCTATTGGGAACAGTGATCTTGATTGATCAAACAAGTGCCGCCGGTGCGCAGGATGACAAACTGTTTCAACTTTCGATTGAAGCAAACGAAAACGATCCGCGGCTCTGTCTGTTCGTCGTAACAGCAGTGGATGAACGGCTCTGGACAACGCTCAATAATGCAGACGAGGAACAGTTCCAGCGTGTGCTCTCGTTGAAACGGGAATCACAGACGGACGCAAATCTCCCGGCGATGCTGGGCCGCTATCAAATTAAAGACCGGCGACTGGAATTCAAGCCCGCCTTTCCACTGGTGCGGGGAAGTCGATATCAGGTTGCCTTTAATCCCACTGCCTTAAAACTGACATCGAACAAAGAGGGGCGACGTTTGACGAAAACGGTTGCGATTCCCCTGCCCGATTCCCAGCCGCCGCGTGTGACCGCCGTCTATCCTTCGAGCAAACAACTGCCCGCGAATCATCTGAAGTTTTACATTCAGTTTTCCGAGCCGATGCAGCAGGGGGAGATCTTCGAATACTTTTCGCTGTACAACAAAACGCAAAAAAAACTGGTGCCCCGCCCGTTTCGGCATACGGAGCTCTGGTCTCCCGATGGCAAACAGTTGACGCTCTGGTTTCATCCCGGTCGGCAGAAGGTGGGTGTGAATCTGAATGTGGAGCTAGGAGCGATTCTCAACGAAGGGCAGGAATACGAATTGCGGATCAGCCCGAAATGGGCAGCGTTGTCGGGACATCCGCTGGGGACAGAGGTGAAAAAAACATTCACGGCGGTCGCCATGGATGAACGCCAGCCCGACATCTTTCAATGGAAGTCGATTAAACCCGCACCGGGAACGCGCGAGCCGCTTGTTTATGAACTGAATGAACCGCTGGATTACGCGCTACTCTTGAGCCAGTTGGCCGTAGCTGATTTCAACGGAAAGCCGGTTCCCGGAAAAATCGAACTGGCGGAGAATGAAACCGTCTGGCGATTCATTCCAAATAAGCCGTGGCAGGTGGGCGTTTATCAACTGGTGGTTGGTACGGTGATCGAAGATCTGGCGGGCAACAGCATCGCGCGTCCATTTGCCATTGATCTTTCCAAAAAACAGACGCCATCGAAGTCGGTCGGCGATTCCGTTACAATTCTCATTCCCATTAAATAG
- a CDS encoding DUF1501 domain-containing protein — translation MSQPSTFPNNPHGRHHQSGSSFSAFAPGSDLIRSGSRRWFLQTGMAGLAGLTLPELLKQQATAAPQAQTNQKIQAKSVIMIWLSGGPSQLDMWDLKPQAPKEIRGPFNPISTSVNGIEICEHMPKQAAMMDKFAIIRSMDATASNHTPTTFQAANPKSRRTNDNRDGGGYPSMGSVAAKFRGPNVPGMPGFVALADSMVSDIYGAGHLGHRYEPLDGVKAAGKFGMPAGVTSSRLTDRDALRRQFDQLRQHTELSPELSLQDRYVQEAYDMVLSGNVAKAFDVNLEPEKVRQKYGSHSFGQKSLLARRLVEAGVTFITMSDAWGHWDHHGDEVKWGGIVKGLKPMLPVLDHGITTLVSDLEERGLLDSTLVLVLGEFGRGPVITKTNGRGHWTPVMSMLAAGAGVPGGQVIGATDRRGGEIAERRLGPGDLGATVFKKLGIDPYGHWIKPGGRPTPLVEGPAGPIAELG, via the coding sequence ATGTCCCAACCAAGTACGTTTCCCAATAATCCACATGGAAGACATCACCAGAGTGGAAGCTCCTTCTCAGCATTTGCCCCCGGTTCCGATCTGATCCGTAGCGGCAGCCGTCGCTGGTTTCTGCAGACGGGCATGGCTGGCCTGGCAGGATTGACATTGCCAGAATTACTCAAGCAACAGGCAACCGCGGCACCGCAGGCACAGACCAATCAGAAAATTCAAGCCAAGTCCGTGATCATGATCTGGCTCTCAGGCGGACCGAGCCAATTGGATATGTGGGATTTGAAACCACAGGCGCCCAAAGAAATTCGCGGGCCCTTTAATCCGATTTCGACCTCAGTAAACGGCATCGAAATCTGCGAGCATATGCCGAAGCAGGCCGCGATGATGGACAAGTTCGCCATCATTCGTTCGATGGATGCGACCGCCAGCAATCATACGCCGACTACCTTCCAGGCCGCCAATCCCAAATCACGCCGTACCAACGACAACCGAGACGGCGGCGGTTATCCCTCAATGGGTTCGGTCGCTGCGAAATTTCGCGGACCGAATGTTCCCGGCATGCCCGGCTTTGTCGCATTGGCCGACAGCATGGTTTCAGACATTTACGGTGCCGGTCATCTGGGTCACCGCTACGAACCACTCGACGGCGTGAAAGCCGCAGGCAAGTTTGGCATGCCCGCTGGTGTGACTTCATCCCGTCTGACAGACCGCGACGCCTTACGCCGCCAGTTCGATCAACTACGACAACATACCGAGCTCTCGCCCGAACTCTCCCTGCAGGATCGTTATGTGCAGGAAGCCTACGACATGGTCCTTTCCGGCAATGTCGCCAAAGCCTTTGACGTGAATCTGGAACCAGAAAAGGTCCGCCAGAAATATGGCAGTCATTCGTTTGGCCAAAAATCATTGCTGGCCCGCCGCCTTGTCGAAGCCGGCGTGACCTTCATTACGATGAGCGATGCCTGGGGCCATTGGGATCACCACGGCGACGAAGTGAAATGGGGCGGCATTGTCAAAGGTCTCAAACCGATGCTCCCGGTACTTGATCACGGCATCACCACGCTCGTCAGCGATCTGGAAGAACGGGGTCTGCTCGATTCGACCCTGGTCCTGGTCCTCGGCGAATTCGGTCGTGGCCCCGTGATTACCAAAACCAACGGCCGTGGTCACTGGACCCCGGTCATGTCGATGCTTGCTGCAGGAGCCGGTGTACCCGGCGGGCAGGTGATCGGCGCCACCGATCGGCGCGGCGGTGAAATCGCCGAACGTCGCCTCGGCCCCGGAGACCTCGGTGCGACCGTGTTCAAGAAACTGGGCATCGATCCCTACGGCCACTGGATCAAACCGGGCGGGCGTCCCACACCGCTGGTCGAAGGCCCCGCCGGTCCGATTGCGGAACTCGGTTAA
- a CDS encoding ABC transporter ATP-binding protein, which translates to MLQLESVRKIYRKKQDEVVALNSTNLEIPSGDYVAIIGPSGSGKTTLLSILGAMAAPSEGRILLDGESVYDLPIEKRAALRQNKIGFVFQTFNLIPYLSAMENVQVPMLLAKKDQTYQQQRAEELLHKVGLQDRLQHKPAELSVGQQQRVALARMLANDPSIILADEPTGNLDPATKDQVMEFLAQFNAEGRTIVMVTHDLSAAECAKRTLTLTEGTIHSEKNDSLLKSA; encoded by the coding sequence ATGTTACAGTTAGAATCCGTACGAAAAATTTATCGCAAAAAGCAGGACGAAGTCGTCGCTTTGAATTCCACGAACCTGGAAATTCCGAGTGGTGATTATGTCGCCATCATCGGCCCCAGCGGTAGTGGAAAAACAACGCTGCTCTCCATTCTGGGTGCCATGGCGGCTCCCTCGGAAGGGCGCATTCTGCTCGATGGAGAATCAGTTTACGATTTGCCGATCGAGAAACGGGCCGCATTGCGACAGAATAAAATCGGGTTTGTGTTTCAGACATTCAACCTGATTCCCTATCTGTCGGCGATGGAAAATGTGCAGGTCCCGATGCTGCTGGCTAAAAAAGATCAGACGTATCAGCAGCAAAGGGCGGAAGAACTGCTTCACAAAGTGGGTCTACAGGATCGCCTGCAACATAAGCCGGCCGAATTGAGCGTGGGTCAGCAACAGCGCGTGGCACTGGCACGCATGCTGGCCAACGATCCGTCGATAATTCTGGCCGATGAACCTACGGGGAATCTCGACCCGGCGACCAAAGATCAGGTCATGGAATTTCTGGCGCAATTCAACGCAGAAGGCCGTACGATCGTGATGGTCACCCACGATTTATCCGCGGCCGAATGCGCCAAACGAACCCTGACACTAACAGAAGGCACGATTCATTCTGAAAAAAACGACAGCTTACTGAAGTCAGCGTAA
- the mntR gene encoding manganese-binding transcriptional regulator MntR, which yields MAKKKKPKNQHERTRVDHATEIAEDYVEAIAEIIEEQGVCRVKDLSEYFAVSHVTVNRTVARLQRDGYATTEPYSPVELTSKGARLAKHSRHRHEIVFSFLVALGVSEETAATDTEGIEHHVSPETLTVMETFISKAHR from the coding sequence ATGGCAAAAAAAAAGAAACCGAAAAATCAGCATGAACGCACGCGTGTGGACCATGCGACGGAAATTGCGGAAGACTATGTTGAAGCCATCGCCGAAATCATCGAAGAGCAGGGCGTCTGCCGGGTCAAAGATCTGTCGGAGTATTTCGCCGTCAGTCATGTTACCGTCAATCGCACGGTCGCCCGTCTGCAACGTGACGGCTATGCCACGACCGAACCGTACAGCCCCGTTGAATTAACCAGTAAAGGGGCCAGGCTGGCGAAGCATTCGCGGCACCGCCATGAAATTGTCTTCAGCTTTCTGGTGGCGCTGGGCGTCAGTGAGGAAACGGCAGCCACCGATACTGAAGGCATCGAACATCACGTCAGCCCCGAAACACTGACCGTCATGGAAACCTTCATTTCCAAAGCCCACCGCTAA